The following proteins are encoded in a genomic region of Necator americanus strain Aroian chromosome II, whole genome shotgun sequence:
- a CDS encoding hypothetical protein (NECATOR_CHRII.G6752.T1): protein MLLLPCAENLQNREQRIVFIDTEQWRIMRECWRSRINHILASDLLPIRRIRCRLGRIQSVPKAELIPLLDTFPILLQIFFKKNKNESEMLVVVIKREFECYQFQWKRIEDSNAFQ, encoded by the exons ATGCTCCTACTTCCGTGCGCTGAAAACCTGCAAAATCGTGAACAACGGATCGTGTTCATCGACACAGAGCAGTGGCGAATAATGCGAGAATGTTGGAGAAGCAGAATTAATCATATCCTTGCCAGTG ATTTGCTGCCCATAAGAAGAATACGTTGCCGTTTGGGTCGCATCCAGTCGGTCCCAAAGG CTGAACTAATCCCGCTCCTGGACACATTCCCTATTCTCTTGCAAATCTTCttcaagaagaacaaaaatgaaagtgagATGTTGGTTGTCGTTATTAAAAGGGAATTTGAATGCTACCAGTTTCAGTGGAAAAGAATTGAAGATTCTAACGCCTTTCAATAG
- a CDS encoding hypothetical protein (NECATOR_CHRII.G6753.T1): protein MFTLAFVCTLATMLLAQQVVDDVTAEKRVRSFAFAKRSPYRQFAFAKRSEDDDEEEVEKRARFAFAKRSPYRQFAFAKRASPYGFAFAKRGYSLFA, encoded by the exons ATGTTCACCTTAGCCTTCGTCTGCACTCTAGCCACGATGCTTCTTGCACAGCAG GTGGTCGACGATGTGACAGCGGAAAAGCGGGTCAGATCGTTTGCATTTGCTAAGCGCTCACCCTATAGGCAATTCGCATTTGCCAAAAGGTCCGAAGACGATGATGAGGAAGAGGTCGAGAAACGAGCTCGATTCGCATTCGCTAAGAG ATCACCATACCGTCAGTTTGCCTTTGCTAAGAGAGCATCTCCATATGGTTTCGCGTTCGCTAAACGAGGGTATTCCTTGTTCGCATGA
- a CDS encoding hypothetical protein (NECATOR_CHRII.G6754.T1) — MTSTILRNELSMGDIAIRLELYDISGYRDFAIFTIDFTKPSPLTDLSVGFQNRDVRVYMNTQCAHDFIRSTERNVASKATTSTERELVPGVDLQESVVGTQPLISGSK; from the exons ATGACGTCTACAATTCTTCGCAACGAGCTGAGCATGGGTGACATTGCAATTAGACTGGAACTATACGATATTTCTGGCTATCG agatttTGCTATCTTTACTATTGATTTCACGAAACCTTCGCCCTTAACCGATCTTAGCGTTGGGTTTCAAAATCGCGACGTAAGAGTTTATATGAACACTCAG TGTGCGCATGACTTTATCAGAAGTACGGAAAGAAATGTGGCATCGAAAGCCACCACAAGTACGGAGCGTGAACTAGTACCTGGAGTGGATCTGCAGGAAAGCGTAGTTGGCACTCAacctcttatttctggaagtaaataa
- a CDS encoding hypothetical protein (NECATOR_CHRII.G6755.T1) gives MESQLNRRDGARRRNFEINDAIFAKEYRGQKPISTPGFIIRCVGNTTYTVRCGNEVWTRHVNQLRSRVGLTLFWMCSIYHYSTARARTMVQRRLPTHLNDCNALDDPAADYRWTHEELDTR, from the coding sequence ATGGAATCTCAACTCAATCGTCGAGATGGAGCACGACGCCGCAACTTTGAGATCAACGACGCGATTTTTGCCAAGGAATATCGAGGCCAGAAACCTATTTCGACTCCCGGTTTCATCATACGCTGTGTTGGAAACACAACCTACACTGTTCGCTGTGGAAACGAAGTATGGACTCGGCACGTAAACCAGTTGCGATCCAGGGTGGGACTAACACTTTTTTGGATGTGTTCGATCTACCACTACTCGACTGCGCGAGCAAGGACGATGGTGCAACGCCGACTGCCGACTCATCTCAACGACTGCAACGCCCTCGACGACCCCGCCGCCGACTACAGGTGGACCCACGAAGAACTCGATACGAGATAA
- a CDS encoding hypothetical protein (NECATOR_CHRII.G6756.T1) yields MLLSYSFTIEYINTKDFGQVDALSRLVSSQSSIPEDYVIASIDADVTSEFSEDCRHFSVSAESIRTATQGNRLIQLVINYTKSGNWPEVNCHSPLWHYYNRGNTMTTVKGYLVTASRIVMPKSLRHRVLSALHKAHPGQRRMKMPAGSFVYWPTMDSDIETLVKTCPRCASVAKDPIKAELHSWPEPHSPWTRVHADFPGRMEGRYYLLIINAYSKWPEIVQMSSISSATTIQAMKSIFGVWKSRDAHCG; encoded by the coding sequence ATGCTGCTCAGCTACAGCTTCACTATCGAATACATCAATACAAAGGATTTCGGCCAAGTGGACGCTCTTTCACGCCTCGTCTCGTCACAATCATCGATACCGGAGGACTACGTGATCGCCTCAATTGATGCTGATGTCACTTCTGAGTTCTCAGAGGACTGCCGTCATTTCTCAGTATCCGCCGAATCCATTCGGACTGCTACGCAAGGCAACCGTCTTATCCAGCTTGTGATCAACTATACAAAATCCGGAAACTGGCCCGAGGTCAACTGCCATTCTCCTCTGTGGCACTACTACAACCGCGGAAATACCATGACGACAGTCAAAGGATATCTGGTCACTGCATCCCGCATAGTGATGCCGAAATCACTTCGACATCGTGTTCTTTCAGCACTACACAAAGCTCATCCAGGCCaaagaaggatgaaaatgcCTGCAGGAAGCTTTGTCTATTGGCCTACGATGGATTCGGACATCGAAACACTCGTCAAGACCTGCCCAAGATGTGCATCCGTGGCAAAGGATCCAATCAAAGCTGAACTACATTCATGGCCGGAACCACATTCGCCGTGGACTCGAGTTCATGCTGATTTCCCTGGACGGATGGAAGGACGATACTATCTGCTTATCATCAACGCCTATTCCAAGTGGCCGGAAATCGTCCAGATGTCCTCGATCTCCTCAGCGACTACCATCCAAGCAATGAAGAGCATCTTTGGAGTTTGGAAATCCAGAGACGCTCATTGCGGATAA
- a CDS encoding hypothetical protein (NECATOR_CHRII.G6757.T1), with product MPAPKDVSQLRSFLGLINFYGNFIKDLHNLRALLDTLTIMDVVYTWTQECQSSLDKIKVILSSDLLLTHFDLSLPIIVAVDASNYGMGATLSHRFAVGCENIIYYASCCPTQPQMNYS from the coding sequence ATGCCCGCTCCGAAGGACGTCAGTCAACTTCGCTCTTTTCTGGGACTCATCAATTTCTACGGAAACTTCATCAAggatctccacaatctacgcgCTCTTTTGGATACTCTTACGATAATGGATGTTGTCTACACATGGACACAGGAGTGCCAGTCTTCTTTGGACAAGATTAAAGTAATCCTAAGCTCGGATCTCCTGTTGACCCACTTTGACCTAAGTCTCCCGATCATCGTTGCCGTTGATGCTTCAAATTACGGAATGGGAGCAACCCTCTCACATCGCTTCGCAGTTGGATGCGAGAACATCATTTATTACGCAAGCTGTTGCCCGACACAACCACAGATGAACTACAGCTAG
- a CDS encoding hypothetical protein (NECATOR_CHRII.G6759.T1) has product MGRPKLQSPRLTLKSANNEPINVRGCYECIFVIDGHRGHGTCHVADTPSLLGLDWIAQHETLFRRLTAGSICNISSRTLGTLNSSLATHLKKKFPAVLAPGLDYSTGLNDALEQNQYPLPTPEDTFTKLNGGRYFSQLDVAEAYLQLEVGDVSKQLLTINTHRGLYRFNRLPFGVKPAPGIFQQCMDALIAGLDGTVAYLDDLLVIVRTIGEHNTRLEAVLKRIQDYGFRVRLG; this is encoded by the exons ATGGGTCGACCGAAGTTGCAATCACCCCGTCTGACACTGAAGTCTGCCAACAACGAACCGATCAACGTTCGTGGATGCTACGAATGCATCTTCGTCATTGATGGTCATCGAGGACATGGTACTTGCCATGTAGCTGACACGCCGTCCCTGTTGGGGTTAGATTGGATCGCTCAACACGAGACACTGTTTCGTCGCTTGACAGCAGGCTCTATCTGCAACATCTCTTCAAGGACGCTCGGCACCTTGAATTCTTCTCTCGCAACGCACCTGAAGAAGAAGTTCCCAGCAGTCTTGGCTCCTGGACTGG ACTACTCAACCGGACTGAACGATGCACTGGAACAAAACCAGTATCCGCTTCCAACCCCAGAGGACACTTTCACGAAACTCAACGGAGGACGCTACTTTTCACAGCTCGATGTAGCCGAAGCATATCTCCAATTGGAAGTGGGCGACGTCTCAAAGCAGCTACTCACTATCAACACACACCGTGGACTGTATCGCTTCAACCGACTACCATTTGGAGTGAAACCAGCTCCTGGTATATTCCAACAATGTATGGATGCTCTTATCGCTGGATTAGATGGAACTGTTGCCTATCTCGACGACTTATTGGTTATTGTTAGAACCATCGGCGAACACAATACCCGACTAGAGGCCGTACTCAAGCGGATTCAAGACTACGGATTCCGCGTTCGACTCGGCTAA
- a CDS encoding hypothetical protein (NECATOR_CHRII.G6758.T1): MCWSPLITQNGQHPSSSFRRKIRFCADYSTGLNDALEQNQYPLPTPEDTFTKLNGGRYFSQLDVAEAYLQLEVGDVSKQLLTINTHRGLYRFNRLPFGVKPAPGIFQQCMDALIAGLDGTVAYLDDLLVIVRTIGEHNTRLEAVLKRIQDYGFRVRLG, translated from the coding sequence ATGTGCTGGAGCCCGTTGATCACTCAGAACGGGCAGCACCCATCGTCAtcgttcagaagaaaaatccgcTTCTGTGCAGACTACTCAACCGGACTGAACGATGCACTGGAACAAAACCAGTATCCGCTTCCAACCCCAGAGGACACTTTCACGAAACTCAACGGAGGACGCTACTTTTCACAGCTCGATGTAGCCGAAGCATATCTCCAATTGGAAGTGGGCGACGTCTCAAAGCAGCTACTCACTATCAACACACACCGTGGACTGTATCGCTTCAACCGACTACCATTTGGAGTGAAACCAGCTCCTGGTATATTCCAACAATGTATGGATGCTCTTATCGCTGGATTAGATGGAACTGTTGCCTATCTCGACGACTTATTGGTTATTGTTAGAACCATCGGCGAACACAATACCCGACTAGAGGCCGTACTCAAGCGGATTCAAGACTACGGATTCCGCGTTCGACTCGGCTAA
- a CDS encoding hypothetical protein (NECATOR_CHRII.G6760.T1), whose protein sequence is MDGEILRTILEAQTKAQQQMFTKVMKSMEEMTSASHQAIPTAPVATAEFVTNFLSTGLPEFAYDPENGSTFEVWYNRCEDVISKDGATLDDVAKARLIVSKLDAVTYARFTNHILPKRACDVPLTDTVAVVKELFGHNTSVFARRYAYLKAKRNEESRHDYTGLVNQRHAMAEFNDVTPEQMKCLWICGLFVPQDADVRARVLRKVEGNPQTTLKELAAEVQYFLDIRQDPHSSNDQVYRTSTSWIRKRVEIVSRRHLLFGAEPITGLETAHS, encoded by the coding sequence ATGGATGGTGAAATTCTGCGTACCATCTTGGAAGCCCAAACCAAGGCTCAGCAGCAAATGTTCACTAAGGTGATGAAGAGTATGGAAGAGATGACCTCCGCTTCACACCAAGCGATTCCAACAGCACCCGTCGCCACGGCCGAGTTCGTCACAAATTTTCTATCGACAGGCTTGCCTGAGTTCGCATACGATCCGGAAAATGGTTCTACATTTGAGGTCTGGTACAACCGCTGCGAGGATGTAATCTCAAAGGACGGTGCCACGTTAGACGATGTAGCAAAAGCTCGACTTATCGTCTCCAAACTCGACGCTGTCACATATGCCCGTTTCACGAACCATATTCTTCCTAAAAGAGCATGCGATGTTCCCTTAACGGACACCGTGGCTGTTGTGAAGGAATTGTTCGGACATAATACGTCAGTATTCGCGAGACGCTACGCTTACCTCAAAGCAAAGCGAAATGAGGAAAGTCGCCACGACTACACCGGATTGGTCAATCAGCGCCATGCCATGGCTGAGTTCAACGACGTCACACCTGAGCAGATGAAATGCCTATGGATATGTGGACTTTTCGTCCCGCAAGATGCCGATGTTCGTGCTCGTGTCCTTCGCAAGGTGGAGGGCAACCCTCAAACCACGCTAAAGGAGCTTGCTGCCGAAGTTCAGTACTTTCTCGACATTCGCCAGGATCCGCACTCCTCGAACGATCAAGTGTACCGCACGTCAACGTCGTGGATTCGCAAAAGAGTCGAAATCGTGAGCCGCCGTCATCTACTTTTCGGTGCGGAGCCAATCACTGGTCTAGAGACTGCACATTCGTAA
- a CDS encoding hypothetical protein (NECATOR_CHRII.G6761.T1) gives MITLLFLSEHIPFFSLLFSVFDFSKASLLRLRRHPQQLGISGLQRGERPFLLKNSSPGSKPGRTAGRVDSSPGCKAGRIASEVDFWHKDSRFASMRVEPRVKFQNRPAFFAWPNC, from the coding sequence ATGATCACCCTGTTGTTTTTAAGTGAACACATTCCGTTCTTCTCCCTTCTCTTCTCCGTGTTCGACTTCAGCAAAGCTTCTCTTCTTCGGTTGCGTCGACATCCACAACAACTGGGGATTAGCGGACTACAACGCGGAGAACGACCATTTTTGCTGAAGAACTCCAGCCCCGGCTCTAAGCCCGGTCGAACTGCTGGTCGAGTCGACTCCAGCCCCGGCTGCAAGGCCGGTCGAATTGCTAGTGAAGTCGATTTCTGGCACAAGGACTCTAGGTTTGCCTCCATGCGGGTGGAACCGAGGGTCAAGTTTCAAAATAGACCCGCCTTTTTTGCCTGGCCGAACTGCTGA
- a CDS encoding hypothetical protein (NECATOR_CHRII.G6762.T1) has product MVWPPLRGDKISCCSGYFRLWIKVKRSLHMEAVLDIVLIKVSTGPDVHAILGCAERIKFHVIGQQKRKNRRSDARRMNDGTLAVVREKVPTRNTGGVGFVIVAACWFYPLVVHPADSHGLLSCNSLLLLSGSEIHKHHKLLPIKINS; this is encoded by the coding sequence ATGGTATGGCCGCCGCTGAGAGGCGATAAAATCTCGTGTTGCTCAGGATATTTCCGACTCTGGATCAAGGTGAAACGTTCACTCCACATGGAGGCTGTCTTAGACATTGTTCTCATAAAAGTATCCACAGGCCCTGACGTACATGCCATTCTCGGATGTGCAGAACGTATCAAATTCCATGTGATTGGTcaacaaaagagaaagaacaGAAGGAGCGACGCACGACGGATGAATGATGGCACACTCGCCGTTGTTAGAGAAAAGGTCCCTACAAGAAATACAGGTGGCGTTGGTTTTGTTATTGTTGCCGCGTGTTGGTTTTACCCATTAGTCGTCCATCCTGCCGATTCTCATGGACTCTTGTCTTGCAATTCTTTGCTTCTGCTCTCTGGCTCAGAAATCCATAAGCATCATAAATTGCTACCCATCAAGATTAACAGCTGA
- a CDS encoding hypothetical protein (NECATOR_CHRII.G6763.T1): protein MNVENPKSDTVLHVHDNVESLVLVGQAQVLNPATAALEPAYVMLDTGADRSFISNEQADRLQLEGVDSMQRSINTFGPNTPILKTCAITVLKMWDGNGALIPFL from the coding sequence ATGAACGTCGAGAATCCTAAGTCGGACACAGTCTTGCACGTCCACGACAACGTGGAATCCTTGGTTCTAGTAGGACAAGCACAGGTCCTAAATCCGGCAACCGCAGCCCTAGAACCAGCCTACGTAATGCTTGACACAGGAGCTGACAGATCGTTCATCAGCAACGAACAGGCTGATCGACTGCAGCTGGAAGGCGTGGATTCAATGCAACGCTCCATTAACACTTTCGGACCGAACACGCCGATACTGAAGACGTGTGCAATCACTGTGCTGAAAATGTGGGACGGCAACGGAGCTCTCATACCTTTTCTGTGa
- a CDS encoding hypothetical protein (NECATOR_CHRII.G6764.T1): MESNEINVTIVNTLNTSNKDSLQPWEDFYTLEANGVEEFEGPLSKEPDVVQYLAHRAIITPHKSPTKLRIVFDAAAHLKDCSTKFIEDL, translated from the coding sequence ATGGAATCGAACGAAATCAACGTAACGATAGTAAACACCCTCAACACTTCAAACAAGGACTCTCTACAGCCTTGGGAAGATTTTTACACACTTGAAGCAAACGGAGTAGAAGAATTCGAAGGACCACTATCCAAAGAACCTGATGTTGTACAGTACCTGGCTCATCGAGCTATCATAACCCCACACAAAAGCCCAACTAAACTACGAATCGTTTTCGACGCTGCCGCGCATCTGAAGGACTGCTCAACAAAGTTCATTGAGGACCTGTAA
- a CDS encoding hypothetical protein (NECATOR_CHRII.G6765.T1), producing the protein MASQTLLIPNEGDREDLRSYRTLCLPSVLFKVFTKIISRTKPSLKNKPNFVMGLSSVKHIQIVSKVSREYRLPIVLTLVDYEKVFESVEANPTTLAQADQAENASYVRTLANYYDRCTTKIQLFHCPVTIHIDWKTSTTSRYYITTTSTRQWKMKTLGWEESDMRVDGIFLSNFCFAEEIELQLKSSLRGRKNTT; encoded by the coding sequence ATGGCCTCGCAAACCCTTCTTATCCCTAATGAAGGTGACCGGGAGGACCTTCGAAGCTACCGCACGCTGTGCCTGCCGAGCGTGTTATTCAAAGTGTTCACCAAGATCATATCCAGGACGAAGCCCAGCTTGAAGAACAAGCCGAATTTCGTCATGGGGTTGAGCAGCGTGAAGCACATCCAGATCGTGTCGAAGGTTTCCCGGGAGTACCGGCTGCCCATTGTTCTAACCTtagtcgactatgagaaagtcTTCGAAAGCGTAGAAGCGAATCCAACAACGTTAGCACAGGCCGATCAAGCTGAgaacgcgtcgtatgtgaggacattagccaattactacgatcgatgcactactaagatacagcttttccactgcCCCGTCACCATCCATATCGATTGGAAAACGAGTACGACAAGTCGATACTATATCACGACCACGTCTACACGacaatggaaaatgaaaacacttgGTTGGGAAGAAAGTGACATGCGTGTTGACGGAATATTCCTCTCGAACTTTTGTTTTGCGGAAGAGATAGAGCTACAGCTAAAATCttcactgcgaggacggaagAATACAACctga
- a CDS encoding hypothetical protein (NECATOR_CHRII.G6766.T1) translates to MQNDLKEEVNRRMRTAWAAFAPGPTGGPRVPCPPVFQRPVTQRRDTWTPPLMSALRSTASRKLFATYGALERCLLKFSRRKQQQTGLRSSDFEAAHIKINVVRKPQANVE, encoded by the coding sequence ATGCAAAACGACttaaaagaagaagtgaatagaaggatgagaacAGCCTGGGCAGCATTTGCTCCTGGACCAACTGGCGGGCCAAGAGTTCCGTGCCCACCTGTCTTCCAGCGCCCAGTTACGCAACGCAGAGATACGTGGACACCGCCGCTCATGAGTGCGTTGCGTAGCACAGCGTCAAGAAAGCTATTTGCTACTTAcggagcccttgagagatgtcttctgaagtttagccggcgcaaacaacaacaaacaggtcttcgcagctccgactttgAGGCAGCGCATATCAAAATTAACGTGGTAAGGAAACCTCAAGCAAATGTAGAGTAG
- a CDS encoding hypothetical protein (NECATOR_CHRII.G6768.T1), with protein MGTRNTRSPPLNSGRGGLPMEGIIMKLTISSSVKGRFRSGQHRRGICPLVGHLHNCTREPESFKTTERRLILKTLKLIRQRGASLAAGNQELTYELARGGKKHPLCPSRLRQSQDEDDCSPEPKGNSYCIEKEKIIYHFYSDPFNNHVHLPPHHLREDRHVIAKVLPSEVRHAIMSVGNRTAPDPDRIGPEHLNSLPPVLINTLARLFTCYLSECKVSKQWKTSKTVFLYKKGEAHDIEVSREYNVPLCLTFIDLKKAFDSVETEAVVEALDNQGVPTQYIKVLRELYTTLEKAMRKLEWDDMGVKVDGRQLHHLRFADDIVLITICIKQAERMLTEFDEACGCIVLRLNLQKNMFMRNGWVSDAPFTLNGTNIWECTSYVYQGRGLNMMNDLTPELGRRTQAAWKAYKSIEDVVKKTRNIRLSAHLFNTTVLPASTYASEAPAERNRGKRH; from the exons atgggaactcgcaataccagaagccctcctcttaACTCTGGACGTGGGGGTCTCCCGATGGAgggtatcataatgaaattgaccatatcatcgtcagtaaaag GAAGATTCCGcagtggacaacatcgacgaggaatatgccCGCTCGTTGGACACCTTCACAACTGCACGAGGGAGCCCGAGAGCTTTAAAACCACGGAGAGACGTCTGATTCTTAAAACTCTTAAACTAATACGCCAGCGTGGGGCATCACTTGCCGCAGgtaaccaagaactcacgtacGAGCTCGCAAG aggcgggaaaaagcatccgctatgcccgtcgagacttcgccagtcgcaagacgaggatgactgctctccggaacccaaagggaacagctattgcatcgagaaggagaaaatcatctaccacttctactctgatcctTTCAAcaaccatgtccacttgcctcctcaccatctgagggaagaccgACATGTCATTGCAAAGGTTCTTccgtccgaagtacgacatgctatcatgtcggtaggAAATCGTACCGCACCCGATCCCGACAGAATaggaccagaacacctgaatagccttccgccagtactcatcaacaccctggcgaggctctttacatgttacctgtcggaatgcaaggtttctaaacagtggaagaccagcaagaccgtgtttttgtataaaaagggagaggCACATGACATCG aagtatctCGAGAGTACAAtgtgccgctctgtctcaccttcatcgacttgaagaaggccttcgactcagttgagacggaagcggtcgtggaagccttggacaaccaaggcgtccctactcagtacataaaggtacttcgagaattgtaca CCACACTCGAGAaagcaatgcgaaagttggaatgggacgacatgggagtgaaggttgatggtcggcagctacaccatttgcgctttgctgatgacatcgtactgataacaatTTGTATCAaacaagcggaacgaatgctgactgAATTCGACGAAGCATGCGGATGCATCGTTCTTcggctgaatctgcaaaagaacatgttcatgcggaacggatgggtctcggatgccccattcacgctcaacggaacgaacatatgggagtgcaccagctacgtttatcagGGTCGGggattgaacatgatgaacgacctgacccccgagctgggcaggaggacaCAAGCAGCTTGGaaagcgtataagagcatcgaggatgtagtgaagaagaccagaaaCATCCGACTcagtgctcacctcttcaacaccaccgtacttcctgcttcgacctatgcttcggaagcCCCGGCAGAAAGAAATCGCGGtaagcgtcattga
- a CDS encoding hypothetical protein (NECATOR_CHRII.G6767.T1) has product MRKLEWDDMGVKVDGRQLHHLRFADDIVLITICIKQAERMLTEFDEACGCIVLRLNLQKNMFMRNGWVSDAPFTLNGTNIWECTSYVYQGRGLNMMNDLTPELGRRTQAAWKAYKSIEDVVKKTRNIRLSAHLFNTTVLPASTYASEAPAERNRGKRH; this is encoded by the coding sequence atgcgaaagttggaatgggacgacatgggagtgaaggttgatggtcggcagctacaccatttgcgctttgctgatgacatcgtactgataacaatTTGTATCAaacaagcggaacgaatgctgactgAATTCGACGAAGCATGCGGATGCATCGTTCTTcggctgaatctgcaaaagaacatgttcatgcggaacggatgggtctcggatgccccattcacgctcaacggaacgaacatatgggagtgcaccagctacgtttatcagGGTCGGggattgaacatgatgaacgacctgacccccgagctgggcaggaggacaCAAGCAGCTTGGaaagcgtataagagcatcgaggatgtagtgaagaagaccagaaaCATCCGACTcagtgctcacctcttcaacaccaccgtacttcctgcttcgacctatgcttcggaagcCCCGGCAGAAAGAAATCGCGGtaagcgtcattga
- a CDS encoding hypothetical protein (NECATOR_CHRII.G6769.T1): MTDSKQIGRVTDVMCLSLFIQKHGLAGLPLFRNLAFRQVTCKEPRQGVDEYWRKAIQVFWSYSVGIGCGTISYRHDSMSYFGRKNLCNDMSVFPQMVRRQVDMVVERIRVEVVDDFLLLDAIAVPFGFRRAVILVLRLAKSRRA, from the coding sequence atgacggacagtaagcagattggacgagtTACCGATGTCATGTGcctctccctttttatacaaaaacacggtcttgctggtcttccactgtttagaaaccttgcattccgacaggtaacatgtaaagagcctcgccagggtgttgatgagtactggcggaaggctattcaggtgttctggtcctATTCTGTCGGGATCGGGTGCGGTACGATTTcctaccgacatgatagcatgtcgtacttcggacggAAGAACCTTTGCAATGACATGTcggtcttccctcagatggtgaggaggcaagtggacatggttgTTGAAaggatcagagtagaagtggtagatgattttctccttctcgatgcaatagctgttccctttgggttccggagagcagtcatcctcgtcttgcgactggcgaagtctcgacgggcatag